The following nucleotide sequence is from Ammospiza nelsoni isolate bAmmNel1 chromosome 21, bAmmNel1.pri, whole genome shotgun sequence.
ATCTAAAAACAAGGCACTGATTGAATTGCAGAGATGGGAGCATGGTGCCTGTAAATCCCTAATCCAGCTTTATGCCCAGCCCAGTGCAGgtcagctcccagctgtgcaaAAGGGTTGGGGTTTGCCACTGCACTGGAAGTTGCACCAGTGGAGGAACTCCCTTTAGGCAGGGCTTAGCTTGCATTGGTGCCTTCCTGCAAGGGACCGGCAGGTGCTGGAGGCATTCCCTGGCTTGGGTGGGTAGGGCTGGGGTTTTAAGGGACAGCCGGGGGAGCAGATGGTCATGGATGATGTTTTGGTTCCTTTTTCCAGGAAGACTACATCCCGTACCCCAGCATCGATGAGGTGGGTGCCCTGAACCCCCTTAACACCTTCTGGTGAATGCCTTTCCAAAACTGCTGATGGCAGAGGAATTGGTGGAGATTCTCTTTCTGAGAGGAGCTACATAAAGCATGTTCCTCCTCCCTACCTTTGTGGCCTTTCCTCAGTAGCATGTGCCCTCTTCTGTCACAGAGAAGAGGtttcagagaggggctggacttgtccctccagggctggggtcTGCTGCAGTAGAGGGGCAAAACATGGAGCAGTGAGCTCTGCATCCCACATCCACACCCCAATCCTGCCTGAGCCCTTGTGGCACATGTCTCTGCAGATCCTGGAGAAGGGCAGCCCATACCCACTGATCATCCTGCCCCAGTTTGGGGGGTACTGGATAGAAGACCCAGAAAACCTTGGCACGCCCACCTCATCTGACAGCAGCATctgcgaggaggaggaggaaaacctcagccccagcacctaTGGCTACAAGCTGGAGTGCAAGGGAGAGGCCAGAGCCTACCGCAAGCATTTCCTGGGGAAGGTGGGTTTCTCCACCCCACGGGCTCAACCCTTTGGCTAAGAAAACTCTCCGGCTGAGAGCAAAATGGGCAAGTTTTACAATTTCCCTCCTTGCAGGGAATGGAGCAGTCGTGGGTTCCCAGCATGGCAGTGATGGCCACACGTGTGgctttgcccagccccacaggcacAGGTCTCCTGTGACACCAATGGGGCTGTTGGCTCTGggcctgctgcccctggggcGCAGCCAGACACGGGGCCTGtagggcagcccctgccctcctgctcacagccctgctcctcgcAAGGGGTGCAGGGGGGGCGGTGGGAGGCTGTGGGGTGGCAGGTGAGTGGCCAGGCAGTGTCCTTGCCATCGGCGCGTTGCTTCCCAGCTGCTAACATgctgttttctatttttaggaTCATTTAAATTTCTACTGTACAGCCAGCAGCCTTGGAAATCTGATCCTTTCTGTTAAATGCGAGGAGACAGATGGCACAGAATATTTAAGGGTTATACTCaggtacagaaaaaaaaaaatctttgtttaaCAAAATATTCTCTCTTTGTGAGTCCCTGGTTCTGTTTCTACAGCAGGTGCTTGGGCTGGACTGGCAGCATGtggagggatctgggtgggatgggaggcagtggcagcatccctgtgtttctgtgctgggaCTGCCTAAACCTGATAATGAACGTGAGACTTTGATCTGTCACTAAACCTGCTGGAACTGCACATAAACCTCTGGGGTTTAATCCTCCCTGGGATAACACCAATCACTTCTCTCACTATCCGTCCATAAGCTGACAGGACCCAGCATGTCTGAACCATTGTGTCATTTCCCTCGAACTATGAATATTTTAAGAGATGAGAAGACAAATTGAGCCTTTGCTCACTAACCAGGCCCAACAAATGCGGCACAACTGTGTTTCCCAACAGCGGGTGCTGCTTTGCTGTAGACACTCTGACATCTGTGTGCTCGTTGTTTCTTTGCCAGGTCTAAAGTGAAGACATTGCATGAAAGGATCCCATTGGCAGGATTCAGCAAACTCCCGAGTATCCCCCAGATTGCAAAGGTGAATTTTCTGGCTTGGCTGGAACTCGTGCAGCAAAGCCtgtgccaggcagtgctgggcagtgctgggcagtgttgggcagcagtgcctgggctcTCAGGTCAAGGGGCACTTGGGTGGTGCTGTTGTTTTCCTGCAAGGAGAGCAAGGGGCTCTCCTTTGACACGGAGGGACCTGGGACCTGGCTTGCTGCATCCTCAGTCGGGGCCAGCCAGGCCATGGGGCATCCCAATGGTGGATGTGGGGAGCTCCTGCCATTGGAGACTGTATTTGGCTTCTTTATAAGACATTGATGGCTGAAGTTTTGGCCCAGGACCTGGCACTCACTGCTCCTTCCCCTTGCCCACAGGCCTTCTGTGACGATGCCTCTGGGCTGAAGTTTAACCCGGTTCTCTACCCCAAGGTGAGCTAACTTGCCCAAGTTGGTTGTGGGACACTGAGAACCACACCCTGGGCCACTGTTGAAAACTTTTAGCCTaattatttgggaatttggCTTCTTTCCCCCTTCCACTCCCCTGATGCTGCCCAGCTGTTGTTGtaccctgctgcagctctggtggGCTCTCCTCACCCCTCTTCATGGATCTTTTGGCCATCACATTTTGAACCACCAGATGAAACTATTGGCATTTTGCTTTCCTGCAGGCATCCCAGATGATAGTGTCCTATGATGAGCATGAGGTCAACAACACGTTCAAGTTTGGTGTGATCTATCAGAAGTTCAGGCAGGTGAGTTGTCCCCACGCTGCTTTCATGGAGCATGTCCCAGTGATCCCAGAGATCCATGTTTCAGGAGCACAGGCTCAACTCTGACCTTGGTTCTGCCATGTGCAGCACCCTGTGGCACTGGCTGTCCTCACTGACTGTGTTTCTCATTGCTCGGATGTTTTCCCCactcattaaaaaattatatgacTGAAAAGTCTCAGTATGGAAATCAGCCCACAAGCTGCTGTAGGGAAAAGCGGATGTGAAAATGGATTTTAGCAGGCGTGGTATTTTAATCAGATATATGTTTAGACAGCTAAACAGCTACGTTTGTCTGGAGGGACTGTGGGCTCTGAAGAGAGGTGCTTGCTGAAAGTGCTGTCATTAGCAGGGGTACTCTGGATGGGGAGTGCAGAACTCAGCCTCAGAACTCACTGAGAATTACTCTGACAGGCACTCTACATATTGCATTTTCGGTTGGATTGAGTGACTCGTGCAAGGCTGTAATTAGGGTCTCATTGTTTTGAAATACAGCAAGCAGGAGATGATTAGGGATTTTTCAACAGAGGATTCACTTCTGGTTTGGTATTTCCTGGACATTGTCCTaaggccctgctggggctcagagGAGGCTCTCAGCAGCtttgccctgggctgtgctgggtgctgagTGGGCTGTGCAGCCCGTGGATGGTGCTGGTGGGGAGTGTGGTGGTgccagctggggagcagaggtggggagcagcctgtggctgtgcaggacaCCAGGGAACAAGGTGCTGGTCAGACCCCAGGACACCATGGGTGGAGCTGGAGGTGGCAGGGGATTGGACAGGCAGGGAAATTGGGGCTGTCAGCACATACACCCTGTGTTTTGTAGACACAAGAGGAGGAGCTGTTTGGCAATAATGAAGAGAGCACTGCCTTCAAGAACTTCTTAAGTTTTCTGGGAGACACCATAACTCTCCAGGACTTCAAAGGGTAAGTTAAATAAAAAGGATGattttacaaatacattaaCAAGAGACCATGTCATATGTAAAAATATCTATGTGTGAGAACAGAAGTCATCTCGCTCTTGAGCGGGATGTGCGGAGCAGAAGCAAATATAGTTTTGGCTTGTTTTTCAAGGCTGggggagttaaaaaaaaattggagctgccaagagagaaaaatttcttttcctgcagctttgaGGTTGTGATAAAATCTGGCTATATTCAGCCGTAGATGGAAGGCAGTCTGTGGCAATGTGCTGTGCCGGGCGTCGCGGCTCAGCCACGGGTGCCTCCGGGCAGTCCCACCGTGCAGGCAGAGACCCCCGCTGCTGGTGAGGGATGGGGAGGCCACGGCTCGTGCCCATGGCCGTGGTCAGCCCTGCTGACCAGCCCTGCCTTGTGTGCCCCCTGTATTTCAGGCTGGTGACAGCGATGGCTGGTTGCAGCACATGACGCACGGTTTGTTCTTTCCCATTTGCTCGCTGCTAGATAAAGATAAATGAGCTGGGCTGTTCATCAGCCTGTCCCCTGACAGCCGCTGGTGCTCCCTGTGAAGCTTTCAATTAACATCTCTGAGCTTCTCTCCGCCTTTCCCTTGATCTCCAGTTTTCGAGGAGGCCTGGATGTCAGCCATGGGCAGACGGGAGTGGAGTCTGTGTACACGGTGTTCAGGGACAGGGAGATAATGTTTCATGTCTCCACCAAGCTGCCTTTTACCGAAGGAGACACACAACAAGTAAGAGAGATGTGGCTGCTTGCTCAGAGGGGTCTGAGTGGGGATGCCCTGACGCTGCCCAGTGCTGTGGGCCCTGCTGAGCCGTGGCCCgtgggatggggctgcttgGCTCCCCGGCATGGGACTGGCacttgctgctgcaggagcagagctgcctggttTTACTGACCCAATGTTCTGCCTGCTGGTTTAGCTCCAGAGGAAGAGGCACATTGGCAACGACATAGTGGCAATTATCTTCCAAGAGGAGAACACGCCATTCGTGCCAGACATGATTGCCTCCAACTTCCTGCACGCCTACATCGTGGTGCAGGTGGAGAACCCCGAGGCAGACAatacagcatacaaggtgagGCCAGTCCCAGTGTCACCCACACAGTTTTGCTTCAGCATCTTTTGACAggggcatggagtgacaggacgagggggaatggcttcccacttGCAAAAGTAGGGTTAGATTAGAGATTAGCAGGAAATTCTTccctctgagggtggtgagccctggcacaggctgccctgggcacttGCCCTGTGCTCAGTGATGCAGTCAGTGTTAGGCCTGGTGGGGACTTGTAcctgtgtgctgagcacacACACGTGTGCACACAGGTATGTTATGTATGCACTGTGACAGAATGTGTGTGTATGCAGACAGTAGTACATGAAATACATGTTTGTGAAACAGCTCATTTGTTAAAGAGTTTTGATGATCCTGAGCATTTGAATGTGCCTTGGAACAGTCTGACATATCACCTGGGTGTAGGTGGCACAGACCCTGTTATCCTGCCGCACCCGTGGGAATAACACGTCTCTTGGCTCCCCAGGTGTCAGTCACAGCCCGGGAAGATGTTCCCTCCTTTGGCCCGCCCCTGCCGAGCCCGCCGGTGTTCCAGAAGGTaggggctgccagggaagcGTGTTCCAAGATGTAGAAATGTAGATGTGCGTGTCCGAGGTGTGTCCATGCACACTGGCTTGGGGAAAACAGGACTGCTGGAATCGACCTGCATTAATTTTGGTTTCCATTGGGGCCCCTGGTGTTTATGGTAGGGTGAGTGGCCGTGCACCACAGCATGGCATTACTTGAGCAAGGCAGCAGCCGCAGCTCTGGTGCTGGGGCACTGTGTTGGTGCAGGCGAGCCCCTCAAACCCCCTGGGTTTCCACCAATGCTTCCACACCTGGAGGCACTGCCAGGTGCTGAGAGCTTGGGTTTTGGGTTGGTACAGCTTGCTACCAGAGACACAGAGAGTCCTGAGCTGGAGGGTGTTTTGTGCCTCGGTTCTGTCCCCGCAGAGCCCCGAGTTCCGGGAGTTCCTGCTGACCAAGCTCATCAATGCTGAGAACGCCTGCTGCAAGTCCGACAAGTTTGCCAAGCTGGAGGTAACGCTGCCCccgtgtccctgcctggggcagctctgggggctgtgccagccctccCCAGAGCCGCCTTTCCCTGCCGAGCTGGGTCAGTGCTCGCAGGCACGAGAGGCGCTGCCCATGGGTGGCTGTCTCCTCCAGAGGAcgggctgggctgtgggtcAGTGCCACTGCTCCTCCCGGGccctggctgagccctggctcTCCCCAGGACCGGACACGGGCTGCCCTGCTGGACAACCTGCACGACGAGCTGCACGGGCACACGCAGAccatgctggggctggggcccGAGGAGGACAAGATGGAGAATGGCGGTCACGGAGGCTTCCTGGAGTCTTTCAAGGTAAAGCCCTGcccttgccagcagcagggctagaaggcacctggggctggcagagtGCATGCTGGGGGACAAGAGATGTCCCCCGAGGGTAGGATGGCAAGAGGAGGTGGGGgcagctgccaccactgcccGCCCAGCCTGCCGAGTGCCTGAGCTGGTCCCGGTGGGAGCAAGCAAAAACTGGCACGGTGGCATTGTTGGGGAGTGTCCCCATTGGAGTGACTTCTCCAGAGCTCCTGAGCACTCTGTGCCAGTGTGCTGCAGCATTTCGTGTCCCCAGAGGGGTCTCAGTTCAGGCCCGTGCCACAgagtgtgcctgcagctgggctctgctgtggcaGGACATGTCCTGCTCATGTTCTGGCTGCTAGCTGGCACTGCTGCGGGACAGGGAGCAGGACGGATGCCTGGGGCAGCCGCCACAGCAAGTGGGTGGTGGTCATTGTGCTTAAAACAGAAATAGCATGCTGGGTGTGGAGTGGGGAAGGGGTGCTGAGTGTGCCAGGGAGCCTGGGTGACGGGAGGGAAAGCAGGTGATGTGGGCTGGAGGAAAAGGAGTGGGTAAAGTGCTGTGGGGGAAACTCTGAGCAGCcactggcagcagggacagtggctggctgggcagcagggacaccctggAGATGGAGGGGCAGCACCTAAGCATGAGGGGTGAGCCACTGCCAGGTGCCTGTggtgcagctgccctgcagcacgGAGGGGCTGGCGCTGGGT
It contains:
- the RAP1GAP2 gene encoding rap1 GTPase-activating protein 2 isoform X3; the encoded protein is MLASLKIKKQELLNSTDVAVPERPLSPPLTAPPTMKSAEFFEMLEKMQAPKLEEQRSGSQKHKEDYIPYPSIDEILEKGSPYPLIILPQFGGYWIEDPENLGTPTSSDSSICEEEEENLSPSTYGYKLECKGEARAYRKHFLGKDHLNFYCTASSLGNLILSVKCEETDGTEYLRVILRSKVKTLHERIPLAGFSKLPSIPQIAKAFCDDASGLKFNPVLYPKASQMIVSYDEHEVNNTFKFGVIYQKFRQTQEEELFGNNEESTAFKNFLSFLGDTITLQDFKGFRGGLDVSHGQTGVESVYTVFRDREIMFHVSTKLPFTEGDTQQLQRKRHIGNDIVAIIFQEENTPFVPDMIASNFLHAYIVVQVENPEADNTAYKVSVTAREDVPSFGPPLPSPPVFQKSPEFREFLLTKLINAENACCKSDKFAKLEDRTRAALLDNLHDELHGHTQTMLGLGPEEDKMENGGHGGFLESFKRAIRVRSHSMETMVGSQKKHHGSGIPGSLSGGIAHNSEVTKTTFSPPVPAVAAKNQSRSPIKRRSGLFPRLHTTSESQAESRTRCDSVSGAQKTPDLGHSSQEMKSETSSNPSSPEICPNKDRPFIKLKENGRSNISRSSSSTSSFSSTAGESETLEEYDSVGSQPSTASPFKQEVFVYSASPGSDSPGAGAAATPVIMSRSPTADLKNRNSPRSNLKFRFDKLSHGSSSLSH
- the RAP1GAP2 gene encoding rap1 GTPase-activating protein 2 isoform X1 — translated: MASGKAAGERRWELVRWYVREGRFRIEERTLTAFQWLYSPQQHRIVSRADLGSPSRIDKTMLASLKIKKQELLNSTDVAVPERPLSPPLTAPPTMKSAEFFEMLEKMQAPKLEEQRSGSQKHKEDYIPYPSIDEILEKGSPYPLIILPQFGGYWIEDPENLGTPTSSDSSICEEEEENLSPSTYGYKLECKGEARAYRKHFLGKDHLNFYCTASSLGNLILSVKCEETDGTEYLRVILRSKVKTLHERIPLAGFSKLPSIPQIAKAFCDDASGLKFNPVLYPKASQMIVSYDEHEVNNTFKFGVIYQKFRQTQEEELFGNNEESTAFKNFLSFLGDTITLQDFKGFRGGLDVSHGQTGVESVYTVFRDREIMFHVSTKLPFTEGDTQQLQRKRHIGNDIVAIIFQEENTPFVPDMIASNFLHAYIVVQVENPEADNTAYKVSVTAREDVPSFGPPLPSPPVFQKSPEFREFLLTKLINAENACCKSDKFAKLEDRTRAALLDNLHDELHGHTQTMLGLGPEEDKMENGGHGGFLESFKRAIRVRSHSMETMVGSQKKHHGSGIPGSLSGGIAHNSEVTKTTFSPPVPAVAAKNQSRSPIKRRSGLFPRLHTTSESQAESRTRCDSVSGAQKTPDLGHSSQEMKSETSSNPSSPEICPNKDRPFIKLKENGRSNISRSSSSTSSFSSTAGESETLEEYDSVGSQPSTASPFKQEVFVYSASPGSDSPGAGAAATPVIMSRSPTADLKNRNSPRSNLKFRFDKLSHGSSSLSH
- the RAP1GAP2 gene encoding rap1 GTPase-activating protein 2 isoform X2 — encoded protein: MSRAGGRTRSRRAGVRAAVVLIGLLHRSRQSSERRKQELLNSTDVAVPERPLSPPLTAPPTMKSAEFFEMLEKMQAPKLEEQRSGSQKHKEDYIPYPSIDEILEKGSPYPLIILPQFGGYWIEDPENLGTPTSSDSSICEEEEENLSPSTYGYKLECKGEARAYRKHFLGKDHLNFYCTASSLGNLILSVKCEETDGTEYLRVILRSKVKTLHERIPLAGFSKLPSIPQIAKAFCDDASGLKFNPVLYPKASQMIVSYDEHEVNNTFKFGVIYQKFRQTQEEELFGNNEESTAFKNFLSFLGDTITLQDFKGFRGGLDVSHGQTGVESVYTVFRDREIMFHVSTKLPFTEGDTQQLQRKRHIGNDIVAIIFQEENTPFVPDMIASNFLHAYIVVQVENPEADNTAYKVSVTAREDVPSFGPPLPSPPVFQKSPEFREFLLTKLINAENACCKSDKFAKLEDRTRAALLDNLHDELHGHTQTMLGLGPEEDKMENGGHGGFLESFKRAIRVRSHSMETMVGSQKKHHGSGIPGSLSGGIAHNSEVTKTTFSPPVPAVAAKNQSRSPIKRRSGLFPRLHTTSESQAESRTRCDSVSGAQKTPDLGHSSQEMKSETSSNPSSPEICPNKDRPFIKLKENGRSNISRSSSSTSSFSSTAGESETLEEYDSVGSQPSTASPFKQEVFVYSASPGSDSPGAGAAATPVIMSRSPTADLKNRNSPRSNLKFRFDKLSHGSSSLSH
- the RAP1GAP2 gene encoding rap1 GTPase-activating protein 2 isoform X4, which gives rise to MSRAGGRTRSRRAGVRAAVVLIGLLHRSRQSSERRKQELLNSTDVAVPERPLSPPLTAPPTMKSAEFFEMLEKMQAPKLEEQRSGSQKHKEDYIPYPSIDEILEKGSPYPLIILPQFGGYWIEDPENLGTPTSSDSSICEEEEENLSPSTYGYKLECKGEARAYRKHFLGKDHLNFYCTASSLGNLILSVKCEETDGTEYLRVILRSKVKTLHERIPLAGFSKLPSIPQIAKAFCDDASGLKFNPVLYPKASQMIVSYDEHEVNNTFKFGVIYQKFRQTQEEELFGNNEESTAFKNFLSFLGDTITLQDFKGFRGGLDVSHGQTGVESVYTVFRDREIMFHVSTKLPFTEGDTQQLQRKRHIGNDIVAIIFQEENTPFVPDMIASNFLHAYIVVQVENPEADNTAYKVSVTAREDVPSFGPPLPSPPVFQKSPEFREFLLTKLINAENACCKSDKFAKLEDRTRAALLDNLHDELHGHTQTMLGLGPEEDKMENGGHGGFLESFKRAIRVRSHSMETMVGSQKKHHGSGIPGSLSGGIAHNSEVTKTTFSPPVPAVAAKNQSRSPIKRRSGLFPRLHTTSESQAESRTRCDSVSGAQKTPDLGHSSQEMKSETSSNPSSPEICPNKDRPFIKLKENGRSNISRSSSSTSSFSSTAGESETLEEYDSVGSQPSTASPFKQEVFVYSASPGSDSPGAGAAATPVIMSRSPTDLKNRNSPRSNLKFRFDKLSHGSSSLSH